The following proteins come from a genomic window of Gordonia westfalica:
- a CDS encoding LacI family DNA-binding transcriptional regulator → MSTNNTAKPMGADTPSAVTLLDVARAAGVSKSTVSRVLDERIPPSRSATARRVREVANELGYRRNTYASNLRRGATATIGVVVPRLSDTVMALMFEAIERAALRRGYFAIVATSGDEPADEAAAASTLLDRNVDGLILASSRIDDPLPQQLRKDRVAHALVLRTDGKSPSVIGDDEAGGYLAVRHLVDLGHRDIGVLSGPLFTSSATGRLAGARRALSEAGLTVPSDRFIESGYGIEDGAQAARTLLTDPEARPTAVFCANDNLAIGAMSAAHELSLAIGTDLSLIGYNDIPLAARLPTPLTSVRTAFDTIAAEALAIVLQPDPGQPLVRTVLPTLIPRNSTRPFARP, encoded by the coding sequence ATGTCCACCAACAACACCGCCAAGCCGATGGGCGCAGACACCCCAAGCGCGGTCACACTGCTCGACGTCGCGCGCGCCGCGGGCGTGTCGAAGTCGACCGTCAGCCGCGTTCTCGACGAGCGCATTCCGCCCTCACGCTCGGCTACTGCCCGCCGAGTGCGAGAGGTGGCCAACGAACTCGGATATCGGCGCAACACCTACGCCTCGAACCTGCGGCGAGGGGCCACAGCGACCATCGGAGTCGTGGTGCCGCGCCTGAGTGACACGGTAATGGCCTTGATGTTCGAAGCCATTGAGCGTGCTGCGCTTCGTCGCGGGTACTTCGCGATCGTCGCGACCAGCGGAGATGAACCCGCCGATGAAGCAGCTGCGGCATCGACACTGCTCGACCGCAACGTTGATGGACTGATTCTGGCGTCCAGCAGAATCGATGATCCGCTTCCTCAGCAACTCCGGAAGGACCGGGTTGCCCACGCGCTGGTCTTGCGGACCGATGGCAAAAGTCCCTCGGTGATCGGAGACGACGAGGCCGGCGGATACCTGGCGGTGCGCCACCTTGTGGACCTCGGCCACCGCGATATCGGGGTTCTCAGCGGGCCGCTGTTCACCTCGAGCGCCACGGGACGCCTCGCAGGGGCACGTCGCGCACTGTCAGAGGCCGGGCTCACCGTGCCCAGTGATCGGTTCATCGAGTCCGGATATGGGATCGAGGACGGAGCGCAGGCCGCACGGACACTGCTCACCGATCCCGAGGCACGACCGACCGCCGTCTTCTGCGCCAACGACAACCTCGCCATAGGCGCCATGTCCGCCGCCCACGAACTGTCCCTGGCCATCGGTACGGACTTGTCTCTCATCGGCTACAACGACATCCCGCTCGCCGCACGACTCCCCACACCGCTCACCTCGGTGCGTACCGCATTCGACACAATCGCCGCCGAGGCGCTAGCGATCGTCTTGCAACCCGACCCCGGACAACCCCTTGTCCGCACAGTCCTGCCGACACTCATCCCCCGCAACTCGACCCGGCCGTTCGCGCGACCCTGA
- a CDS encoding dihydrodipicolinate synthase family protein, translating into MSTVDPKSIDLRGLTPAPVTPFTRDGEVDYAAIQRLGSWLASVDGVKGLVVLGHAGEGTFLTQDEQVRTIAAFRDAVQDRLPIIAGITGEGTAVAAEEAKRAVDAGATAGLVYPSHGWLRFGFQKGAPQDRYKQIYDESGLPLILFQYPDVTKATYDLETQLEIASQPGVFATKNGVRNMRRWDREIPVLRQEFPDLQILTCHDEYLLHTMFDVDGALVGYGGLAPEPLVELIAAGKAKDYTRAREIHDRLLPVTANVYHRGSHMEGTVALKEGLVARGILEHATVRSPLLPLAAGADAEIAAALQSAGLGSVAAFA; encoded by the coding sequence ATGTCCACTGTCGATCCCAAGTCCATCGATCTGCGCGGACTGACCCCCGCCCCGGTCACCCCCTTCACCCGTGACGGCGAGGTCGACTACGCTGCCATCCAGAGACTCGGGTCGTGGCTGGCCAGCGTGGACGGTGTCAAAGGTCTGGTCGTTCTCGGCCACGCAGGCGAAGGCACCTTCCTCACCCAGGACGAGCAGGTCCGAACCATTGCTGCCTTTCGCGACGCAGTACAGGATCGGCTGCCGATCATCGCCGGAATCACCGGCGAAGGCACCGCGGTAGCTGCCGAGGAAGCCAAGCGCGCCGTGGACGCCGGCGCCACTGCCGGCCTCGTTTACCCGTCGCATGGGTGGCTGCGTTTCGGCTTCCAGAAGGGTGCCCCTCAGGATCGCTACAAGCAGATCTACGACGAGTCGGGTCTACCGCTGATCCTGTTCCAGTACCCTGACGTCACCAAAGCCACCTACGACCTGGAAACGCAGCTCGAAATCGCATCGCAGCCCGGCGTGTTCGCCACCAAGAATGGTGTCCGCAACATGCGCCGCTGGGACCGCGAGATCCCGGTCCTGCGCCAGGAGTTCCCGGATCTGCAGATCCTGACCTGCCACGACGAGTATCTGCTGCATACCATGTTCGACGTCGACGGCGCTCTGGTCGGTTACGGCGGTCTCGCCCCGGAGCCGCTGGTCGAGCTCATCGCTGCCGGCAAGGCCAAGGACTACACCCGGGCTCGTGAGATCCACGACCGTCTGCTGCCAGTCACCGCCAACGTCTATCACCGCGGCTCACACATGGAGGGAACCGTGGCTCTCAAGGAAGGCCTCGTTGCTCGCGGCATCCTCGAGCACGCCACCGTGCGTTCGCCGCTGCTGCCGCTGGCCGCCGGCGCCGACGCCGAGATTGCCGCGGCGCTGCAATCGGCCGGACTCGGCTCGGTTGCCGCGTTCGCCTGA
- a CDS encoding Nramp family divalent metal transporter, translated as MSITGPPKARAWWRTLALAGPAFVAGAWQFGPGNLASAVQAGSDYGYALIWVIVVSTAFMLVYADMSVRLGIRTPISMISSVKDVLGHRVGLAAGFGVFIITLCFSVGNAVGSGLGLSMVFGGSPVVWTALCTGFVGLILLFRNVYRTVEKILLVIVALLGITFVVSAIISRPDWFQAAEGLIPTIPPGAQLVVIAMVGTNFSLNAAFFTSYGTHERRRTRAQYRDTTIVDTIPGIIAPGIMTSLVIVVAAAVLGQQGAEATTLAGLAKVFEPVAGELGSTIFALGLSGAAFSAMVANATAGGTMLSDALGRGPSPSTRIARCTSATILLWGLVITILFTKSPVQLIIFAQALTVLVAPFLGYLLLTMSNNRNLMGDLKNTWWKNILGVVGFLAILSLSATMIVELVQQLQN; from the coding sequence TTGTCCATCACCGGCCCCCCTAAGGCCCGCGCCTGGTGGCGTACCCTCGCCCTAGCCGGCCCTGCCTTCGTCGCCGGAGCCTGGCAGTTCGGACCCGGTAACCTTGCCAGCGCAGTCCAAGCCGGCAGCGACTACGGATACGCCCTTATCTGGGTCATCGTTGTCTCGACCGCATTCATGCTGGTCTACGCCGACATGAGCGTGCGCCTGGGCATCCGCACCCCGATCTCGATGATCAGCTCGGTCAAGGACGTCCTAGGCCATCGCGTCGGCCTGGCCGCAGGATTCGGCGTCTTCATCATCACTCTGTGCTTCTCGGTCGGAAACGCTGTCGGATCCGGCCTTGGCCTGTCCATGGTGTTCGGCGGCTCCCCCGTTGTCTGGACCGCATTGTGCACTGGATTCGTCGGATTGATCCTGTTGTTCCGCAACGTGTATCGCACCGTCGAGAAGATCCTGTTGGTGATCGTGGCGCTGCTGGGTATCACCTTTGTCGTCAGCGCGATCATCTCCCGCCCGGACTGGTTTCAAGCGGCGGAGGGGCTGATCCCCACGATTCCGCCCGGCGCGCAGCTCGTAGTCATCGCCATGGTCGGCACGAACTTCTCACTCAACGCTGCGTTCTTCACCTCTTACGGCACCCACGAACGCCGCCGCACCCGAGCGCAGTACCGCGACACCACCATCGTCGACACCATCCCCGGCATCATCGCGCCCGGCATCATGACCTCGCTGGTCATTGTCGTCGCCGCTGCCGTTCTCGGCCAACAGGGTGCTGAAGCCACTACCCTGGCCGGCCTCGCGAAAGTGTTCGAACCTGTTGCCGGAGAGCTTGGTTCCACTATCTTCGCCCTCGGGCTCTCCGGTGCTGCGTTCTCAGCCATGGTCGCAAACGCCACCGCCGGCGGCACCATGCTCTCCGACGCGCTCGGTCGCGGTCCCTCACCCAGCACCCGCATCGCCCGATGCACCAGCGCCACGATCCTGCTCTGGGGACTGGTCATCACCATCCTGTTCACCAAATCCCCAGTCCAACTGATCATCTTCGCCCAAGCCCTCACCGTGCTCGTCGCACCGTTTCTGGGCTACCTGCTGCTCACCATGAGTAACAACCGAAACCTCATGGGCGACCTGAAGAACACCTGGTGGAAAAACATCCTCGGCGTAGTCGGGTTCCTCGCGATCCTGTCGCTGTCGGCAACCATGATCGTCGAACTGGTCCAACAGCTCCAGAACTAA
- a CDS encoding serine hydrolase domain-containing protein: protein MTTTNSSSIAEAVDRVVQDAASRVPGVVAGVTTAEETLYLGASGYRDLGTKTPMTTDSVFAIFSTTKALTGVAALQLRESGDLDFDAPAKEYAPALGEVQVLEGFDDNGDPVLRAPKSDITTKQLLLHTAGFGYDFFNEQYNRLAENHGQPSIVTSSRRALQTPLLFDPGEQWEYGSNIDWAGQVIEGITGRRLGEVFRDRILTPLGMTNTSFTLDGDMESRVATMHQRGADGTLEPTDFRLPDPEVHMGGHGLYSTVGDYLSFIRMWLNDGSATSGEQILRPNTVEFAAQNHLGDLKVKMLPGVIPTLSNDAEFFPGQSKSWAYTFMVNDEEAPTGRPAGSIAWAGLANLYYWIDRRNSIGGYWATQIFPFADADSVTGYLDLETATYRALRG, encoded by the coding sequence ATGACAACGACGAATAGCAGCTCGATCGCCGAGGCGGTCGACCGCGTCGTTCAGGACGCGGCGTCTCGGGTCCCCGGCGTCGTCGCCGGCGTCACGACGGCGGAGGAGACGCTATACCTCGGGGCCTCCGGATACCGCGACCTGGGCACCAAGACGCCGATGACCACCGACTCGGTGTTCGCGATCTTCTCCACTACGAAGGCCCTGACGGGTGTCGCGGCACTGCAGCTGCGCGAGAGCGGGGACCTTGACTTCGACGCGCCGGCAAAGGAATACGCTCCGGCGCTGGGCGAGGTGCAAGTCCTTGAGGGCTTTGACGACAACGGTGATCCGGTCCTGCGGGCGCCCAAGTCCGACATCACCACCAAGCAACTGCTGCTCCACACTGCGGGGTTCGGATACGACTTCTTCAACGAGCAGTACAACCGTCTGGCGGAAAACCATGGGCAGCCCAGCATCGTCACTTCGAGTCGCCGCGCTCTGCAGACACCTTTGCTGTTCGATCCGGGCGAGCAGTGGGAGTACGGCAGCAACATCGACTGGGCCGGACAGGTGATCGAGGGGATTACCGGCCGCCGGCTCGGTGAGGTGTTCCGCGACCGCATCCTCACTCCGCTGGGCATGACCAACACATCGTTCACCCTTGATGGCGACATGGAATCGCGGGTGGCGACCATGCACCAGCGCGGCGCCGACGGGACGCTCGAACCAACCGACTTCCGTCTGCCCGACCCCGAGGTCCACATGGGTGGTCACGGCCTGTACTCGACGGTCGGGGACTATCTGTCCTTCATTCGGATGTGGCTCAACGACGGCTCGGCGACGTCGGGCGAGCAGATCCTGCGGCCCAACACCGTCGAGTTCGCCGCGCAGAACCACCTCGGCGATCTCAAAGTCAAGATGCTCCCCGGGGTGATCCCCACTCTGAGCAACGACGCAGAGTTCTTCCCCGGCCAGTCCAAGTCCTGGGCTTACACCTTCATGGTGAACGACGAGGAGGCGCCGACGGGACGTCCCGCTGGCAGCATCGCCTGGGCGGGGCTGGCAAATCTCTACTACTGGATCGACCGACGCAACTCGATCGGCGGATACTGGGCCACGCAGATCTTCCCGTTCGCCGACGCGGACTCCGTAACCGGTTACCTAGACCTGGAAACCGCGACCTACCGGGCGTTGCGCGGCTGA
- a CDS encoding alpha/beta hydrolase, translated as MTLQEEGGRGAGVRRPRFDPELKAGLAVVGGVFPPTITPDLIPFMRRSYASPPVAETLEGRHVLHEEYTVRGHGGDEIVTSVFRSPDHPGSRPAIVYAHSGGLMFGDRFNALAMNLDWVEQLGAVLVCPEYRLAPEFQDPYAREDLYATLVWSVANAGDLSIDPRRVMVAGASAGGGLAAGAALAARDRSGPALCGQLLVYPMLDDRGRTPSTGQFDGVGVWDRISNETGWAAVLGDRYGSDDVSPYIAPARATDLTGLPPAFIDVGSAEIFRDEAIDYATAIWRAGGDAELHVWTGGFHAFDIFAPHTALAQGMMRARFDWVANRLSD; from the coding sequence GTGACACTTCAGGAAGAGGGCGGCAGGGGTGCGGGCGTACGGCGTCCGCGTTTCGACCCCGAGCTGAAGGCCGGCCTTGCGGTTGTCGGTGGGGTCTTTCCGCCGACCATTACCCCCGACTTGATCCCATTCATGCGACGGTCTTATGCGTCCCCGCCGGTGGCGGAGACCCTTGAGGGCCGCCACGTCCTCCACGAGGAGTACACCGTTCGGGGTCACGGCGGCGACGAGATCGTAACCTCGGTCTTCCGATCCCCTGACCATCCCGGATCGCGGCCGGCCATCGTGTATGCCCACTCGGGTGGGTTGATGTTCGGCGATCGCTTCAACGCGCTGGCGATGAACCTCGATTGGGTCGAGCAACTCGGCGCCGTTCTCGTGTGCCCCGAGTACCGGTTGGCACCGGAATTCCAAGACCCGTATGCCCGCGAGGATCTATACGCCACCCTCGTGTGGTCGGTCGCCAACGCCGGTGATCTGAGCATCGACCCCCGTCGAGTGATGGTCGCCGGCGCTAGTGCCGGGGGCGGTCTGGCCGCTGGCGCCGCACTGGCCGCCCGCGACCGGTCGGGTCCCGCGCTGTGCGGACAGTTGCTCGTCTATCCGATGCTCGACGACCGGGGGCGAACCCCGTCTACCGGGCAGTTCGACGGCGTCGGGGTGTGGGACCGCATCAGCAACGAGACCGGGTGGGCGGCGGTGCTGGGTGACAGATACGGCAGCGACGATGTCTCGCCCTATATCGCCCCTGCTCGCGCTACCGACCTGACCGGCCTCCCACCGGCGTTCATCGACGTGGGGTCGGCGGAGATCTTTCGCGACGAGGCGATCGACTATGCGACCGCGATCTGGCGGGCCGGTGGTGACGCCGAGCTGCACGTATGGACCGGCGGGTTTCATGCCTTCGACATTTTCGCCCCGCATACCGCGCTCGCCCAGGGCATGATGCGTGCCCGTTTCGACTGGGTGGCGAATCGGTTGTCCGACTGA
- a CDS encoding IS3 family transposase (programmed frameshift), with amino-acid sequence MPKKIDPEVRSRALRLLETHGGEYTSLTAAAEAIAKQVGVGGETVRRWAVQAQIDAGARSGTTTKESAEIKRLKAENKQLREDVAILKAATNFLRGGTRPPQPMIVAFIDQMRANGFAVESICRVLRGQGCQIAARTYRAWRSRTPAARTVSDAHVVDAVRTVVWRTGDDGRRKMTPEGLYGRVKMRAHLHRTTLPGVSYGAVDRAMKVLGHQGIRRSKGVRTTVRSADGVRAEDLLNRQFSAAEPNRVWVTDFTYCRTWAGWVYVVFIIDVFSRRIVAWHASTSKSVELVTVPLRMALWQRNREGHPVKAAELIHHSDAGSQYTSVTLTERLRLEDIAASIGSVGDAYDNALAESVNGLYKTECIRTTIFHSGPYRTISDVEFATAGWVDWYNNSRLHSSIGQIPPTEFETLHYAGLGPEDQPTLEAAQNLG; translated from the exons ATGCCTAAGAAAATCGACCCGGAGGTCCGTTCGAGGGCCTTGCGGTTGCTGGAGACCCACGGCGGCGAGTACACGTCGTTGACTGCCGCGGCCGAAGCGATCGCCAAGCAGGTCGGTGTCGGCGGGGAGACGGTACGTCGATGGGCCGTACAAGCCCAGATCGATGCCGGCGCCCGCTCCGGGACCACTACGAAGGAGTCCGCCGAGATCAAGCGCCTCAAGGCCGAGAACAAGCAGTTACGAGAAGACGTTGCCATTCTGAAAGCAGCGACAA ACTTTCTTCGCGGGGGAACTCGACCCCCGCAACCGATGATCGTGGCGTTCATAGATCAAATGCGCGCCAACGGGTTTGCGGTCGAGTCGATCTGCCGGGTCCTGCGTGGGCAGGGCTGCCAGATTGCCGCACGAACCTACCGGGCATGGCGATCACGCACGCCTGCCGCACGGACGGTCTCTGATGCCCACGTCGTCGATGCGGTGCGCACTGTCGTCTGGCGCACCGGTGACGACGGCCGGCGGAAGATGACTCCCGAGGGCCTCTACGGGCGGGTGAAGATGCGCGCCCATCTGCATCGCACAACTCTGCCTGGGGTGTCCTATGGCGCCGTTGATCGAGCGATGAAAGTGTTAGGCCACCAAGGAATTCGACGGTCGAAGGGAGTCCGAACGACCGTCAGATCCGCTGATGGTGTCCGCGCGGAGGATCTGTTGAACCGACAGTTCAGTGCTGCCGAACCGAACCGGGTTTGGGTGACCGATTTCACCTACTGCCGGACCTGGGCTGGGTGGGTGTATGTGGTGTTCATCATCGACGTGTTCTCCCGTCGAATCGTGGCATGGCATGCCTCGACATCGAAGTCGGTGGAGTTGGTGACAGTCCCGCTTCGGATGGCACTGTGGCAGCGCAATCGGGAAGGGCATCCGGTGAAAGCTGCTGAGCTTATTCATCATTCGGATGCCGGAAGTCAGTACACATCGGTTACACTGACTGAGCGTCTGCGACTCGAAGACATCGCAGCGTCGATCGGATCGGTCGGGGACGCCTACGACAACGCGCTGGCCGAGTCGGTGAACGGCTTGTACAAGACCGAGTGCATCCGGACCACGATCTTCCACTCCGGCCCGTACCGGACGATCTCCGACGTCGAGTTCGCGACCGCTGGTTGGGTCGACTGGTACAACAACAGCAGGTTGCACTCGAGTATTGGCCAGATTCCCCCGACCGAGTTCGAAACGCTCCACTACGCTGGCCTCGGCCCCGAGGACCAGCCCACATTGGAGGCGGCACAAAACCTAGGGTGA
- a CDS encoding alpha/beta fold hydrolase gives MDVSFDATKRELTTDQGTLRYHEAGDADSPPLILLHGSGPGVTGWRNYRGNLGHFAQTHHCYVIEFPGFGVSDAVEGHPVLTAGGSVIRFMDALGIDKAPMIGNSMGGVVGVNLAIKKPDRVEKLVTIGGVGPNVFSPSPSEGLRLLQEFTDAPDKDKLVRWLNSMVFDRSLVTEELIEERWEAAINPDAQKTAQMMYGSAAFEMQQQFMAASDAPPYWASMHKVACPTLLTWGRDDRVSPPDMAMVPMRLIPDAELHIFPKCGHWVMIEAKEAFEATVTSFLTR, from the coding sequence GTGGATGTCTCCTTCGATGCGACCAAACGGGAACTGACGACCGACCAGGGCACCCTGCGCTACCACGAGGCGGGTGACGCCGACTCTCCGCCGCTGATCCTTCTGCACGGCTCCGGCCCCGGGGTCACCGGCTGGCGCAACTACCGCGGCAACCTCGGCCATTTCGCGCAGACACATCACTGCTACGTGATCGAGTTCCCGGGCTTCGGCGTCAGCGACGCTGTCGAGGGGCACCCGGTCCTCACCGCCGGCGGCTCGGTCATCCGGTTCATGGATGCGCTCGGCATCGACAAGGCCCCGATGATCGGCAACTCGATGGGCGGCGTCGTCGGCGTCAACCTGGCGATCAAGAAGCCCGACCGCGTCGAGAAGCTCGTCACCATCGGCGGGGTGGGCCCGAATGTGTTCAGCCCCAGCCCCAGCGAGGGCCTGCGACTCCTGCAGGAGTTCACCGACGCCCCGGACAAGGACAAACTCGTCCGCTGGCTGAACTCGATGGTCTTCGACCGTTCCCTGGTCACCGAGGAACTCATCGAGGAACGCTGGGAGGCCGCCATCAACCCCGACGCCCAGAAGACCGCCCAGATGATGTACGGCTCTGCGGCTTTCGAGATGCAGCAGCAGTTCATGGCCGCCTCCGACGCCCCGCCGTACTGGGCGTCGATGCACAAGGTCGCCTGCCCGACACTGCTCACCTGGGGCCGCGACGACCGCGTCAGCCCACCCGACATGGCGATGGTCCCCATGCGCCTCATCCCCGACGCCGAGCTCCACATCTTCCCGAAGTGCGGCCACTGGGTGATGATCGAGGCCAAGGAGGCCTTCGAGGCGACGGTCACCTCCTTCCTGACCCGCTGA
- a CDS encoding ArsR/SmtB family transcription factor, with protein sequence MTDFDADSWAARFTLLSDPTRLRLVAEMHAHPGSTVAELAAAVGITENAASQSIRALRDQGWVRSEKAGRMVRYEVVGDAIVHRILHDIIGVGHIAPGHGHDHAHP encoded by the coding sequence GTGACCGATTTCGACGCGGACTCATGGGCGGCACGTTTCACCCTGCTCAGCGACCCGACGCGACTCCGTCTCGTCGCGGAGATGCATGCCCACCCGGGCTCCACGGTCGCCGAACTGGCCGCCGCGGTCGGGATCACCGAGAACGCGGCGTCGCAGTCGATACGCGCCCTCCGCGATCAGGGCTGGGTGCGCTCGGAAAAGGCCGGCCGGATGGTCCGCTACGAGGTCGTCGGCGACGCGATCGTGCACCGCATCCTGCACGACATCATCGGAGTCGGCCATATCGCCCCAGGTCACGGACACGATCACGCACACCCGTGA
- a CDS encoding ABC transporter substrate-binding protein: MSVMTRVGESRRRHLLAAAGAVLLLAGPVLAGCSGGSSAPSSDQIVLGEGQDLGDFNPMLGYGQLGVSPIYEGLLIPAADGDDRVPDLVPSLAESIPEQVAPRTWRVVLRSGVTFSDGTAFDAEDVVATYRAVVDPRVAADISTDFAPIVAVEPDGPQAVTVRMDTDADPSPYLLLGIVPSERVETTPAAEWAINTAPVGTGAYALESLEPDQAVLAVRENYWGDTPSVRRLVYSHVPDDNTRAQRIGTGEIDGANLPPRLADGLTDRDGIEVVAVKSADWRGVSLPNDNAFTADPAARLAMNVGVDRTAIVDEVLIGKGEAASTPIASVYGDAFDEGAQFGFDADRAGSILDAAGWRKGADGIRGRGGARASFPLLYNASDTLRRDLAVAFAASMKKIGVEVLTRGTSWDEIETKMTSAGVLLGGGATPYSIDSQVYDTLHTRVPDSSPYSNPGDFTAPGLDETLDAARESAPGPENDERYRRIQQIYVKQPSYVFLAFLRHTYASRGAGWKHDAPILEPHSHGVTWGPWWNLPSWTPSA; encoded by the coding sequence ATGTCCGTGATGACACGTGTGGGGGAATCCCGCCGCCGGCACTTGCTGGCCGCCGCGGGTGCAGTGCTTCTACTTGCCGGGCCCGTGCTCGCCGGCTGCTCGGGCGGCTCTTCGGCACCCTCCTCCGATCAGATCGTGCTCGGTGAGGGGCAGGACCTCGGCGACTTCAACCCGATGCTCGGCTACGGCCAGCTCGGTGTCTCGCCGATCTACGAAGGTTTGCTGATCCCTGCCGCGGATGGTGACGACCGGGTGCCCGACCTCGTGCCGTCGCTGGCTGAGTCGATTCCCGAGCAGGTGGCACCGCGCACGTGGCGGGTGGTGTTGAGGAGCGGGGTCACCTTCTCCGACGGCACCGCTTTCGACGCCGAAGACGTGGTGGCGACCTACCGGGCAGTGGTCGATCCGCGGGTGGCCGCCGACATCTCCACCGACTTCGCGCCGATCGTCGCCGTCGAACCCGATGGCCCGCAAGCAGTCACGGTCCGGATGGACACCGACGCCGACCCGTCGCCGTACCTGCTGCTCGGTATCGTGCCGTCGGAGAGGGTTGAGACCACACCTGCCGCCGAGTGGGCGATCAACACCGCGCCGGTCGGTACCGGCGCCTACGCGCTGGAATCCCTGGAACCCGACCAGGCCGTCCTCGCGGTGCGCGAGAATTACTGGGGCGATACACCTTCGGTGAGGCGACTGGTCTACAGCCACGTGCCCGACGACAACACCCGCGCCCAGCGGATCGGTACCGGCGAGATCGACGGCGCCAATCTCCCGCCTCGGCTCGCCGACGGACTGACCGACCGCGACGGCATCGAGGTCGTCGCGGTGAAATCGGCTGACTGGCGGGGTGTCTCGCTGCCCAACGACAATGCCTTCACTGCCGACCCGGCTGCACGCCTGGCGATGAACGTAGGTGTGGACCGCACGGCGATCGTCGACGAGGTGCTGATCGGCAAGGGTGAGGCGGCGAGCACCCCGATCGCGTCGGTCTACGGCGACGCCTTCGATGAGGGCGCACAGTTCGGGTTCGACGCCGACCGGGCGGGCTCGATCCTCGACGCCGCCGGTTGGCGCAAGGGAGCCGATGGGATTCGGGGCCGCGGCGGGGCCCGCGCGTCGTTCCCCTTGCTCTACAACGCGTCGGACACCCTGCGCCGCGATCTCGCGGTGGCCTTCGCCGCGTCGATGAAGAAGATCGGGGTCGAGGTGCTCACCCGCGGTACGAGCTGGGATGAGATCGAGACGAAGATGACCAGCGCCGGTGTCCTGCTGGGCGGTGGCGCCACCCCGTACAGCATCGACTCGCAGGTCTACGACACCCTGCACACGCGCGTGCCCGACTCGTCGCCGTACTCCAATCCCGGCGACTTCACCGCGCCGGGTCTCGACGAAACGCTCGATGCGGCACGTGAATCCGCTCCGGGGCCGGAGAACGACGAGCGCTACCGCCGGATTCAGCAGATCTACGTCAAGCAGCCGTCGTATGTGTTCCTCGCCTTCTTGCGCCACACCTACGCCTCGCGAGGCGCCGGATGGAAACACGACGCCCCGATCCTCGAACCCCACTCACATGGCGTGACCTGGGGGCCGTGGTGGAACCTGCCCTCCTGGACGCCCTCCGCATGA
- a CDS encoding ABC transporter permease translates to MIPTTILVSLGIFAVAAASPFDPLTAHLGDRYQSATQAQRDAVTQAYDLDQNWLQAWWNWWADILHGDLGWSSTKSQSVAHVISERLPFTLGMSLAALISAAAVAIVLGAVIGMRRGGLFDRACTALAAMLAATPPFVVSLVLVSVFAVGLGWLPTSGARRPGDDYSVDGLLTHAVLPYLALTVSMVPWLLLTMRSAVVDAAASDAVHAARARGIGGWTLLRGHVAPVSVLPTLALLGTRLPELIAGAAIVETVFGWPGLAQALVDSAVALDFSLLAGLGVGSTILVLIGSALSDAAAVWIDPRIGLSA, encoded by the coding sequence ATGATCCCGACGACGATTCTGGTGTCACTGGGCATCTTCGCAGTGGCGGCGGCATCGCCGTTCGATCCGCTCACCGCGCACCTGGGTGACCGCTACCAGTCGGCGACGCAGGCGCAGCGGGACGCCGTCACGCAGGCCTATGATCTCGACCAGAACTGGCTCCAGGCCTGGTGGAACTGGTGGGCCGACATCTTGCACGGGGACCTCGGATGGTCGTCGACGAAGAGCCAGAGCGTTGCCCACGTCATCTCGGAGCGGCTCCCGTTCACGCTCGGAATGTCGTTGGCGGCGTTGATCTCGGCTGCGGCGGTCGCGATCGTGCTCGGTGCGGTGATCGGTATGCGGCGTGGCGGTCTGTTCGACCGGGCGTGCACGGCGCTAGCCGCCATGCTTGCCGCGACGCCGCCCTTCGTGGTGTCTCTCGTCCTGGTCAGCGTTTTCGCGGTGGGGCTCGGCTGGCTACCGACCTCCGGTGCCCGACGCCCCGGCGACGACTACTCGGTCGACGGTCTCCTCACGCACGCCGTGTTGCCCTACCTCGCGTTGACGGTGTCGATGGTCCCGTGGCTGCTGTTGACGATGCGGTCCGCTGTCGTCGACGCGGCGGCATCCGACGCGGTGCATGCCGCCCGGGCACGCGGAATCGGCGGTTGGACTCTGCTCCGTGGACATGTCGCGCCGGTGTCCGTCCTTCCCACCCTTGCTCTGCTGGGAACGCGGCTCCCGGAGCTCATCGCCGGTGCGGCGATCGTCGAAACCGTGTTCGGCTGGCCGGGTCTCGCGCAGGCGCTCGTCGATTCCGCGGTGGCCCTGGACTTCTCGCTGCTCGCCGGCCTGGGGGTCGGATCGACGATCTTGGTGCTCATCGGTTCGGCACTGTCCGACGCGGCGGCGGTGTGGATCGATCCGCGAATCGGGTTGAGCGCGTGA